A stretch of Oscillospiraceae bacterium DNA encodes these proteins:
- a CDS encoding DUF3089 domain-containing protein — protein MKSKRIFQTILIFAMVMALLTGCTVNNTDTNAETEVSNVPAVIAKTNGGEKWETKIDYANADNWLSAEDTGKDVDVVYFYPTTFSKVSDDAPDVADITDESMRSGAQRELKNQASVFIEDCNIYAPFYRQVNAAYALTLSDEEADDLLRYSASQDPSAALDYYFENYNNGKPFILAGHSQGSQILTMILSDYMKEHPEHYKNMIAAYVIGYSVTDKYLAANPHLKFAEGADDTGVIISYNTEGPANKDQHNAVVTDGAISINPINWKKDDTYASKEENLGSLNIDGEIEKNLADAKIDLERGVVVCETADSAVYAIPEAAHALFGPESYHGYDYGFYYMNLRENAKVRIEAFKNK, from the coding sequence ATGAAAAGTAAAAGAATCTTTCAAACCATTTTAATTTTTGCTATGGTAATGGCATTGCTTACAGGATGCACGGTAAACAATACTGATACAAATGCAGAAACTGAAGTAAGTAATGTTCCGGCAGTCATTGCAAAGACTAACGGCGGCGAAAAGTGGGAAACAAAAATAGACTATGCCAATGCAGATAACTGGCTTAGTGCAGAAGACACAGGCAAGGATGTTGACGTTGTATATTTTTATCCAACAACCTTTTCAAAGGTATCTGACGATGCTCCTGATGTAGCAGATATTACAGATGAATCTATGCGTAGCGGAGCACAGAGAGAACTTAAAAATCAGGCTTCGGTATTTATAGAGGATTGCAATATCTATGCACCTTTTTACAGACAGGTAAATGCAGCCTATGCACTCACTCTCAGTGATGAAGAAGCTGACGATCTGCTCCGTTATTCCGCATCACAGGATCCGTCCGCTGCACTTGATTACTACTTTGAAAACTATAACAACGGCAAACCCTTCATTCTTGCGGGACATTCTCAGGGTTCTCAGATTTTGACTATGATTCTTTCTGACTACATGAAAGAACATCCTGAGCACTACAAAAATATGATTGCAGCATATGTAATTGGATACTCCGTAACCGACAAATATCTTGCAGCAAACCCGCACCTTAAGTTTGCAGAAGGTGCTGACGATACAGGAGTTATCATTTCATACAATACAGAAGGTCCTGCAAACAAGGATCAGCACAATGCGGTTGTAACTGATGGCGCTATTTCCATTAACCCGATTAACTGGAAAAAAGATGATACATATGCATCTAAAGAAGAAAACCTCGGTTCACTTAATATAGACGGAGAAATCGAAAAGAATCTTGCTGATGCAAAGATTGATTTAGAGCGTGGTGTTGTAGTTTGTGAAACTGCCGATTCTGCAGTGTATGCAATTCCTGAAGCTGCACATGCACTTTTTGGACCCGAAAGCTATCACGGTTATGATTACGGTTTCTATTATATGAATTTGCGTGAAAATGCCAAGGTAAGAATAGAAGCATTTAAAAATAAGTAA